From a single Myotis daubentonii chromosome 5, mMyoDau2.1, whole genome shotgun sequence genomic region:
- the SMIM32 gene encoding small integral membrane protein 32, whose product MYGDVFNATGGLEAEVGGALALAATVKAEGALPLELATARGVRDGAAAKPDLPTYLLLFFLLLLSVALVVLFIGCQLRHSAFPALPHDRSLRDARAPWKTRPV is encoded by the coding sequence ATGTACGGGGACGTGTTTAACGCCACCGGCGGCCTCGAGGCGGAGGTGGGTGGCGCGCTGGCTTTGGCGGCCACGGTCAAGGCGGAGGGCGCTCTGCCGCTGGAGCTGGCCACCGCGCGCGGCGTGCGGGACGGCGCGGCCGCGAAGCCCGACCTGCCCACCTACCTGCTCCTCttcttcctgctgctgctctccGTGGCGCTTGTCGTCCTCTTCATCGGCTGCCAGCTGCGCCACTCGGCCTTCCCCGCGCTGCCCCACGACCGCTCGCTGCGCGACGCCCGCGCGCCCTGGAAGACTCGGCCGGTGTAA